From one Bacteroides eggerthii genomic stretch:
- a CDS encoding ABC transporter ATP-binding protein, whose protein sequence is MIKLTGINKIYRTNEIETVALENVNLEVNKGEFLSIMGPSGCGKSTLLNIMGLLDAPTSGTIEIAGTKVDGMKDKELAAFRNRKLGFVFQSFHLINSLNVLDNVELPLLYRKVSAKERRRLAEEVLQKVGLSHRMRHMPTQLSGGQCQRVAIARAIVGNPEIILADEPTGNLDSKMGAEVMELLHQLNKEDGRTIVMVTHNEEQAKQTSRTVRFFDGRQVE, encoded by the coding sequence ATGATTAAGTTGACCGGCATCAATAAGATTTATCGTACTAACGAAATTGAAACCGTAGCATTGGAGAATGTAAACCTCGAAGTGAACAAAGGAGAATTTTTGAGTATTATGGGCCCTTCAGGTTGCGGCAAATCTACTTTACTGAACATTATGGGCCTGCTGGATGCGCCTACCAGCGGTACGATTGAAATAGCCGGCACTAAGGTGGACGGCATGAAAGACAAAGAACTGGCAGCTTTCCGTAACCGGAAGCTGGGATTCGTGTTCCAGTCTTTCCATTTGATTAACTCATTGAATGTACTGGACAATGTGGAGTTGCCCTTGCTGTATAGAAAGGTTTCGGCCAAGGAACGCCGCCGTCTGGCAGAGGAGGTGTTGCAGAAGGTGGGGCTGAGCCACCGTATGCGCCACATGCCGACACAGCTGTCCGGCGGTCAGTGCCAGCGTGTTGCCATTGCACGCGCCATCGTCGGTAATCCGGAGATAATACTCGCCGATGAGCCCACCGGTAACCTGGATTCCAAAATGGGTGCGGAAGTGATGGAACTGCTCCATCAGTTGAATAAAGAAGACGGACGCACCATCGTGATGGTGACCCATAACGAAGAACAAGCCAAACAAACCAGCCGCACCGTACGCTTCTTCGACGGCCGTCAGGTAGAATAA
- a CDS encoding ABC transporter permease, with protein sequence MQTIRQAFILLRQNPLLSTIFILGTAFAITMIMAIVITWQMKYADIEPEVNRSRSLYISKMHLQGKENKGWNNYTACSPAFMKDCVQPLPEVEACTAFVPASVALVSMPDGTNAVKVDAMETDPGFWKVFRMQFVAGRGFDDSDRGGDGSAIVVVASVARELFGTTDAVGKTVLLNRNEARICGVVKDVSVIAKDAYAQVWRMYPASLQDVTSVRSYAQSHTVVALARSSGDIPAIRQGIAKRVKDINAVQTEMLMDIMEQPDEIVAHVNHVWANIGPDLRMLYIQYLLALLIVLLVPSLNLCGLSNSRMQQRISELGVRKAFGATRSVLIRQILNENLVLTLIGGAVGLVFSYLAVYGMRTWLFTNNQNIGTSGDFDLSMSVLFSPTVFCLAFLFCLVINLLSAGLPTWLAARHTIVDSLNDK encoded by the coding sequence ATGCAGACCATTCGTCAAGCCTTTATACTCTTACGGCAGAACCCTCTACTGAGCACCATATTCATATTGGGTACGGCATTTGCCATCACCATGATTATGGCGATTGTGATTACTTGGCAGATGAAATATGCCGATATTGAGCCGGAAGTGAACCGCAGCCGCTCTCTCTATATAAGCAAGATGCATTTGCAGGGTAAGGAAAACAAAGGCTGGAATAATTATACAGCCTGTTCGCCGGCTTTCATGAAGGACTGTGTGCAGCCATTGCCCGAAGTAGAGGCCTGTACGGCATTTGTTCCGGCATCGGTCGCTCTGGTTTCTATGCCCGACGGCACCAATGCGGTGAAAGTGGATGCCATGGAAACCGACCCGGGATTCTGGAAAGTGTTCCGGATGCAGTTTGTTGCAGGACGGGGATTTGATGATTCCGACCGGGGTGGCGATGGGTCCGCCATTGTCGTGGTTGCTTCTGTGGCGCGGGAACTGTTCGGCACGACGGATGCGGTGGGCAAGACGGTGCTGCTGAACCGTAACGAAGCGCGTATTTGCGGGGTGGTAAAGGATGTTTCGGTCATTGCGAAGGATGCTTATGCGCAAGTGTGGCGCATGTATCCTGCCAGTTTGCAGGATGTCACTTCCGTCCGGAGTTATGCCCAATCGCATACGGTGGTGGCGCTGGCACGTTCTTCCGGGGATATTCCGGCCATCAGGCAAGGAATAGCAAAACGGGTGAAAGACATCAATGCCGTACAGACTGAAATGCTGATGGACATCATGGAGCAGCCCGATGAAATAGTGGCGCATGTCAATCATGTGTGGGCCAACATAGGACCGGATTTGCGGATGTTGTACATACAGTACCTTCTGGCATTGCTCATTGTTCTTTTAGTACCGTCGCTCAACCTGTGCGGCCTGAGCAACAGTCGTATGCAGCAACGCATCAGCGAGCTGGGCGTACGTAAGGCATTCGGAGCGACGCGCAGCGTATTGATAAGGCAGATATTGAATGAAAACCTCGTACTGACCCTGATTGGTGGAGCAGTGGGGCTGGTGTTCAGCTATCTGGCAGTGTATGGCATGCGTACGTGGCTGTTCACCAATAATCAGAACATCGGTACTTCCGGCGATTTCGACCTGAGCATGTCGGTGCTGTTCAGCCCTACGGTGTTTTGCCTGGCATTTCTTTTCTGTCTGGTCATCAACCTGCTGAGCGCAGGCCTGCCTACGTGGCTTGCCGCACGACACACGATTGTGGATTCTTTGAACGATAAATAA
- a CDS encoding FtsX-like permease family protein: MKFIVHNLRMIRARLRSNGWVLAELFLVFIVMWFLCDSLGCLKYTFYRPLGYNIDHVYQLSMITGGESRDSSMTNADKYLSILQKLEREPAVEVAALSYWSLPMSGNNSYNSLAVQDTIGCELRIINATGGYTRVFRMKEDAKRSFAAMPVGSDVTSGNYVMLSEGAADYYKERVPGFSLDTPLNWYGDSTNVVTQCGMIGSFRSYRYGADAKWVFRRIDENVIRTELRDYGAQIVFRVKENMDSPDYRSKFLKEIAPHLDTDNMFIADVVPYTEQQYQFEVMKGDVDKVNTQTVVVLFLLVNVFLGLIGTFWFRTRRRRNEIALRLAMGSTKKQIFCLLMGEGLLLLTLVALPAMLVCYNVGVAEFIMGHTELITTWPVEWSFLRFLLGSLGAWLLIALMVVTGIWFPARQAIDIQPAEALHEE; this comes from the coding sequence ATGAAATTCATAGTACATAACTTACGTATGATTCGGGCGCGTCTCCGTAGTAACGGATGGGTGCTTGCAGAACTGTTTCTGGTGTTTATCGTGATGTGGTTTCTTTGCGATTCGCTGGGATGCCTGAAGTATACGTTCTATCGCCCGTTGGGGTACAACATAGACCATGTGTACCAGCTTTCAATGATTACGGGCGGTGAAAGCCGGGACAGCAGCATGACCAATGCGGATAAATATCTGAGCATCCTGCAGAAGCTCGAAAGGGAGCCGGCGGTTGAAGTGGCCGCCCTGTCGTATTGGAGTCTGCCGATGAGCGGCAATAATTCTTATAACTCGCTGGCTGTGCAGGATACCATCGGATGCGAACTGCGTATAATAAACGCTACCGGGGGATATACGCGGGTATTCCGCATGAAGGAAGATGCCAAACGTTCGTTTGCGGCAATGCCTGTGGGTAGTGATGTCACGTCCGGCAATTATGTGATGCTGAGCGAGGGTGCGGCCGACTATTATAAGGAAAGAGTACCCGGCTTCTCTTTGGATACTCCTTTGAACTGGTACGGAGATTCCACGAATGTGGTAACTCAGTGCGGTATGATCGGCAGTTTCCGTTCTTATCGCTATGGGGCGGATGCAAAGTGGGTTTTCCGGAGAATTGACGAGAATGTGATACGGACCGAATTGCGGGATTATGGAGCGCAGATTGTTTTTCGTGTGAAGGAAAACATGGACTCTCCCGATTACCGGAGCAAGTTCCTGAAAGAGATAGCACCGCATCTGGACACCGACAATATGTTCATAGCCGACGTCGTTCCTTATACGGAGCAGCAATATCAGTTTGAGGTGATGAAAGGCGATGTGGACAAGGTGAATACGCAAACGGTTGTGGTGCTGTTCCTGTTGGTGAATGTGTTTCTGGGGCTGATAGGTACTTTCTGGTTCCGTACCCGTCGCCGTCGCAATGAAATAGCTTTGCGGCTTGCCATGGGCAGCACGAAGAAACAGATATTCTGCCTGCTCATGGGAGAGGGATTGCTGTTGCTGACTCTTGTTGCGCTGCCCGCCATGCTTGTCTGCTATAATGTGGGCGTTGCCGAATTTATAATGGGACATACGGAACTGATTACCACCTGGCCGGTGGAATGGAGCTTCCTGCGTTTCCTGCTGGGTTCGTTGGGTGCATGGCTGCTGATAGCGCTGATGGTGGTGACTGGAATATGGTTTCCGGCACGACAGGCTATCGACATACAGCCGGCAGAGGCGTTGCATGAAGAATAG
- a CDS encoding GIN domain-containing protein, which yields MRTDVAGVIIALVLAFAGMLSVCAQDAKESEVRKVDAFSSIEITSVGTIHFTQSDTYSFRIEGREKYVKNTETTVKDGRLLIGFKDKKNKSRRNQKDGVTIWISAPDLKEVEFTGVGEFNCEKPLKLDEVSFEVKGVGEVNVADLTCNVLKVALRGVGSADIHVVCDYLSAQMGGVGSVTLSGSAGRADISKGGIGGVNTDNLKIGR from the coding sequence ATGAGAACTGATGTAGCAGGTGTTATCATTGCATTGGTATTGGCCTTTGCAGGTATGCTGAGTGTTTGTGCACAAGATGCAAAAGAAAGTGAAGTGCGTAAAGTGGATGCTTTCTCGTCAATTGAGATAACCTCTGTGGGGACAATTCATTTTACACAGAGTGACACTTATTCTTTCAGGATTGAAGGCAGGGAGAAGTACGTGAAGAATACGGAAACCACAGTGAAGGACGGCCGTTTGCTGATAGGCTTCAAGGACAAGAAAAACAAGAGTAGGAGAAATCAGAAAGACGGCGTGACTATCTGGATTTCGGCTCCCGACTTGAAGGAGGTGGAGTTTACCGGTGTAGGGGAATTCAATTGTGAGAAGCCCTTGAAACTCGATGAAGTGTCATTTGAGGTAAAAGGCGTGGGTGAAGTGAATGTTGCCGATTTGACGTGTAACGTGTTGAAAGTTGCTTTGCGCGGAGTAGGTAGCGCCGATATTCATGTAGTCTGCGATTATTTGTCTGCCCAAATGGGTGGTGTGGGCAGCGTCACTTTGAGCGGAAGCGCCGGACGCGCTGATATTTCCAAAGGAGGCATAGGAGGCGTAAATACAGATAATTTAAAAATAGGCCGTTGA
- a CDS encoding ABC transporter permease: MIKQYFIQAWAQLRQQPLISAVSIAGTALAIFLIMLVVMMQQVKVVPFAPESNRDRFLHVKWMSISNSNWGDGTSNGPMSAQTARECFQSLKTPEAVTIYTVFPISTPVSLPGSPAISVDLRQTDDIFWRVFDFSFIDGKPYDKATFDAGQPVAVLTESVVRSLFGTTDAVGREFLLNHAPYRVAGVVKDVSTLADCAYGQVWVPYTSTGMDKEAWNDRHMGMMSCTMLAHSRDDFPAIRQEAERRKLEYNTLIGKDGWELIYRNRPYDQEKNAIAFGANIEPDVDAARRQRIMIFVILLIVPAINLSSMTQSRLRQRVSEIGVRRAFGSTRAELMGQIIAENLVVTLLAGIVGLLLSVAFAYMGNTLLFAQEFSQTLNPPEVDASILLHASTFAWALLFCFVLNLMSSGFPAWRAARIGIVNALGGRLH, translated from the coding sequence ATGATAAAGCAATATTTCATACAAGCATGGGCGCAACTTCGCCAGCAACCGCTGATTAGTGCGGTCAGTATAGCCGGTACTGCGCTTGCCATCTTCCTCATTATGCTGGTGGTGATGATGCAGCAGGTAAAGGTTGTCCCTTTTGCACCCGAAAGTAACCGTGACCGCTTCCTGCACGTCAAGTGGATGAGTATCTCCAACTCAAATTGGGGAGACGGCACAAGTAACGGACCGATGAGCGCACAGACTGCCCGCGAATGTTTCCAGTCGTTGAAGACACCGGAAGCCGTTACTATTTATACTGTTTTTCCTATATCCACTCCTGTATCTCTGCCGGGCAGTCCGGCGATCAGTGTGGACTTGCGACAAACGGACGACATCTTTTGGCGCGTATTTGACTTCTCCTTTATCGATGGAAAGCCTTATGATAAAGCAACATTCGATGCAGGTCAACCGGTGGCTGTACTTACGGAGAGTGTGGTGCGCAGCCTTTTCGGCACGACGGATGCCGTGGGGCGCGAGTTTCTTCTCAACCATGCGCCTTACCGCGTTGCCGGTGTCGTGAAAGATGTGTCTACGCTGGCCGACTGCGCTTACGGACAGGTATGGGTCCCGTATACTTCTACGGGAATGGATAAGGAGGCTTGGAACGACCGGCACATGGGAATGATGAGTTGTACGATGTTGGCGCACAGCCGGGATGATTTTCCTGCTATCCGTCAGGAAGCGGAACGCCGTAAACTGGAATATAATACGCTCATCGGAAAGGACGGATGGGAACTGATTTACCGCAACCGCCCTTACGACCAGGAAAAAAATGCCATAGCTTTCGGCGCTAATATCGAGCCGGATGTGGATGCAGCCCGCCGCCAGCGGATTATGATCTTTGTTATTTTGCTGATAGTGCCTGCCATCAACCTTTCGAGCATGACGCAGAGCCGTTTGCGCCAGCGGGTGTCGGAGATCGGAGTACGTCGTGCTTTCGGAAGTACGCGTGCGGAACTGATGGGGCAGATTATAGCGGAGAATCTGGTGGTAACTTTATTGGCAGGTATCGTGGGCCTGCTGTTGAGTGTGGCTTTTGCATACATGGGCAACACTTTGCTTTTTGCACAGGAGTTCAGCCAGACTTTGAATCCGCCGGAAGTGGATGCGTCGATCCTGCTTCATGCTTCCACCTTTGCCTGGGCATTGCTCTTTTGTTTTGTCCTGAACCTGATGAGCAGCGGTTTCCCGGCATGGCGCGCTGCACGTATCGGAATAGTGAACGCATTGGGAGGGCGGTTGCACTAA